A portion of the Longimicrobiaceae bacterium genome contains these proteins:
- a CDS encoding NAD(P)/FAD-dependent oxidoreductase — protein MFDAVVVGGGPAGSAFAARMAWLGHRVLVLDRAEFPRRKPCGECVNPAAVAALDALGVLPAVEAQAHSELRAWRISGAGGERFEGAFPDGVGGFAIPRETLDEVLLDHARAAGAEVRTGAHVVDLVREGGRVCGVVVEHPGGEAEEIRARLVVGADGLRSVVLRRLNLLRRSPRLRKIALTAHVRGLPPLGGYGELRVETNGCVGIAEVGGGLCNVTVVVTGDAGREMRGHPADFFDAALAHHGFADARRVDEVLATGPFDWPVRRAVADGALLVGDAAGYYDPFTGQGIFRALRGAELAARTADAALRAGDTSAAALAPYERARRRAFASGERMQHVVEAFVSRPPLLRAVAIRFARHPALADALIRVTGDVAPARSLLRPSILARLLA, from the coding sequence TTGTTTGACGCCGTCGTAGTCGGCGGTGGGCCTGCGGGCTCGGCGTTCGCGGCGCGGATGGCGTGGCTGGGGCATCGCGTGCTCGTCCTGGACCGGGCGGAATTTCCCCGGCGGAAGCCGTGCGGCGAGTGCGTGAACCCGGCCGCAGTGGCGGCGCTGGACGCGCTCGGCGTGCTGCCCGCCGTGGAGGCGCAGGCGCATTCGGAGCTGCGGGCGTGGCGCATCTCCGGCGCGGGCGGCGAGCGGTTCGAGGGCGCGTTCCCGGACGGCGTGGGCGGGTTCGCGATTCCGCGCGAGACGCTGGACGAGGTGCTGCTCGACCACGCCCGCGCCGCCGGAGCGGAGGTGCGCACCGGCGCGCACGTCGTCGACCTCGTGCGCGAAGGCGGGCGCGTGTGTGGCGTCGTCGTGGAGCATCCCGGCGGCGAGGCGGAGGAGATCCGCGCGCGTCTCGTCGTCGGCGCGGATGGGCTGCGGTCCGTCGTCCTCCGCCGCCTGAACTTGCTCCGCCGCTCGCCGCGCCTTCGGAAGATCGCGCTCACCGCGCACGTCCGCGGCCTGCCGCCGCTGGGCGGATATGGCGAGCTGCGCGTGGAGACAAACGGCTGCGTGGGCATCGCCGAGGTGGGCGGCGGCCTCTGCAACGTCACCGTCGTCGTGACGGGAGATGCGGGGCGGGAGATGCGCGGCCACCCCGCGGACTTTTTCGACGCCGCGCTCGCCCACCACGGCTTCGCGGATGCGCGGCGTGTGGACGAGGTGCTGGCGACCGGCCCGTTCGACTGGCCCGTCCGGCGCGCCGTCGCGGACGGTGCCCTTCTCGTGGGCGACGCGGCGGGATACTATGATCCGTTTACGGGGCAGGGTATCTTCCGCGCCCTCCGCGGCGCCGAGCTGGCCGCCCGGACGGCGGATGCCGCCCTCCGCGCGGGCGACACGTCCGCCGCGGCCCTGGCGCCATACGAGCGCGCCCGTCGCCGCGCCTTCGCGTCCGGCGAGCGGATGCAGCACGTGGTGGAAGCCTTCGTATCGCGCCCGCCGCTGCTGCGCGCGGTCGCCATCCGCTTCGCCCGCCACCCCGCCCTGGCCGACGCGCTCATCCGCGTCACCGGCGACGTGGCCCCGGCACGCTCGCTGCTGCGCCCCTCCATCCTCGCGCGGCTCCTGGCCTGA
- a CDS encoding cation diffusion facilitator family transporter — MSAPGMPAIAPPAGSERQRDVRRVLTIMLVLNVLLVLGKAFAGWRAHSLAVVGGAIDSGVDTLTTVLSLVLARVASQEPDEKHPYGHAKFETLGALAVVAFLSITVFELIRGAVARLIEGGHETVDTSVAVWVMGGSLVVGLIGSIYERRQGVQLRSDLLVADATHQRADVYVTLAVLAGLLLTHAGFPTADAWTTLFVAFLIARTGWEIIVNTVPVLVDERAVEAAEITRVAEAAHGVHAVYDVRSRGRQGEMFAELTIAVGAGIDVETAHEIADTVERDLAERLGARGVIVHVEPMSRRPGRDRAE, encoded by the coding sequence GTGAGCGCGCCCGGGATGCCGGCCATCGCCCCGCCGGCGGGCAGCGAGCGCCAGCGCGACGTGCGGCGCGTGCTCACCATCATGCTGGTGCTGAACGTGCTGCTGGTGCTGGGCAAGGCGTTCGCCGGCTGGCGCGCGCACTCGCTGGCGGTGGTCGGCGGCGCCATCGACAGCGGCGTGGACACGCTCACGACCGTGCTGTCGCTGGTGCTGGCGCGCGTCGCCTCGCAGGAGCCGGACGAGAAGCACCCGTACGGCCACGCCAAGTTCGAGACGCTGGGGGCGCTGGCCGTCGTGGCCTTCCTCTCCATCACCGTCTTCGAGCTGATCCGCGGCGCCGTCGCGCGGCTCATCGAGGGAGGGCACGAGACGGTGGATACCTCTGTGGCGGTGTGGGTGATGGGCGGCTCGCTGGTGGTGGGCCTGATCGGCTCCATCTACGAACGGCGCCAGGGCGTGCAGCTTCGCAGCGACCTGCTCGTGGCGGACGCCACGCACCAACGCGCCGACGTGTACGTGACGCTGGCCGTCCTCGCGGGCCTGCTGCTCACCCACGCGGGCTTTCCCACGGCAGATGCGTGGACCACGCTCTTCGTCGCCTTCCTGATCGCCCGCACGGGCTGGGAGATCATCGTCAACACCGTGCCCGTGCTCGTGGACGAGCGCGCTGTGGAGGCGGCGGAGATCACCCGCGTGGCCGAGGCGGCCCACGGAGTCCACGCCGTGTACGACGTGCGCTCGCGCGGCCGCCAGGGCGAGATGTTCGCCGAGCTGACCATCGCCGTGGGCGCGGGGATCGACGTGGAGACGGCGCACGAGATCGCCGACACCGTGGAGCGGGACCTGGCCGAGCGGCTGGGCGCGCGCGGCGTGATCGTGCACGTGGAGCCCATGTCGCGGCGCCCCGGGCGGGACCGGGCCGAGTGA
- a CDS encoding methyltransferase domain-containing protein: protein MTAPPRRSGRELMDALEQDPAQLDVSLADLRAVNRWLGGTRTVMRHLRPMVRRLGRPSVRILDVATGSADIPLAVSAWARRAGIAAQIVATDNHPTTLRLAAEAVAHDPSIRVEPADALHLPYADDAFDFALCSTALHHFDEREDAVRVLRELDRVAAHGVIVNDLARSRPAYLGARLLALTFWRTHPVTRHDGPLSVLRALTPGEMRALARDAGLAAARVHAHFPFRLALVIDRTRTGR from the coding sequence GTGACCGCCCCGCCGCGCCGGTCCGGCCGGGAGCTGATGGATGCGCTGGAGCAGGACCCGGCGCAGCTCGACGTCAGCCTCGCGGACCTGCGCGCCGTGAACCGCTGGCTCGGCGGCACGCGCACCGTCATGCGCCACCTGCGGCCGATGGTCCGCCGGCTGGGCCGCCCGTCCGTCCGCATCCTCGACGTCGCCACGGGCTCGGCAGACATCCCGCTCGCGGTCTCCGCCTGGGCTCGCCGCGCCGGCATCGCCGCCCAGATCGTCGCTACCGACAACCATCCCACGACGCTCCGCCTCGCCGCCGAAGCCGTGGCGCACGACCCATCCATCCGTGTCGAGCCCGCGGACGCGCTGCACCTGCCGTACGCGGACGATGCGTTCGATTTCGCGCTGTGCTCCACCGCTCTGCACCACTTCGACGAGCGGGAGGATGCGGTCCGCGTCCTCCGCGAGCTGGACCGCGTGGCCGCGCACGGCGTGATCGTCAACGACCTCGCCCGCTCGCGCCCCGCGTACCTCGGCGCGAGGCTGCTGGCGCTGACGTTCTGGCGCACGCACCCCGTCACACGCCACGACGGCCCGCTCTCCGTCCTCCGCGCCCTTACGCCGGGCGAGATGCGCGCCCTGGCCCGCGACGCCGGCCTCGCCGCCGCGCGCGTCCACGCCCACTTCCCCTTCCGCCTCGCCCTCGTCATCGACCGCACCCGGACCGGCAGATGA
- a CDS encoding cyclase family protein — translation MLIDISRPVVTGTPVWPGDAPCCVAWTMLRSEGETVNVAELRMSAHTGTHADGPFHVSDQGVRIGAAPLEAYVGPALVVDARGHTSIGAALAGLAVERWRPERVLFRTGAWTDPAVFPMSFAAIEPEAARILAAAGVRLVGTDAPSVDAFDSKDLPTHNVFGDAGIAILENLLLDHVGAGEYELIALPLRLDEADASPVRAVLRTL, via the coding sequence GTGCTGATCGACATCTCCCGTCCCGTCGTGACCGGCACGCCCGTCTGGCCGGGCGACGCACCGTGCTGCGTCGCGTGGACCATGCTGCGCAGCGAAGGTGAGACGGTGAACGTGGCCGAGCTGCGCATGAGCGCCCACACCGGCACCCACGCGGACGGCCCGTTCCACGTCTCGGACCAGGGCGTGCGAATCGGCGCCGCGCCGCTGGAGGCGTACGTCGGGCCCGCGCTGGTGGTGGACGCGCGCGGGCACACGTCCATCGGCGCGGCGCTCGCCGGGCTGGCGGTGGAGCGCTGGCGGCCGGAGCGGGTGCTCTTCCGCACCGGCGCGTGGACGGACCCGGCGGTCTTCCCCATGAGCTTCGCCGCCATCGAACCTGAGGCGGCGCGGATCCTTGCCGCCGCGGGCGTTCGCCTCGTAGGCACCGACGCGCCCTCCGTAGACGCGTTCGACTCGAAGGACCTCCCGACGCACAACGTGTTCGGAGACGCGGGGATCGCCATCCTCGAGAACCTGCTGCTCGACCACGTCGGGGCGGGCGAGTACGAGCTGATCGCCCTCCCGCTGCGCTTGGACGAGGCCGACGCATCGCCCGTCCGCGCCGTGCTGCGCACGCTGTGA